CGCCTGCAGGGTGTCCCGGGTGCTGGTGGCGATCAGCCCGTACATGCCGATCTGCAGCCCGTTGTAGGCGAGCAGGGCGAGGACGGCGGCGCCGATGCCGGCCGGGCGGCCCAGGCCCCGGGTGACGTACGCGTAGAAGGCGCCGCCGTTGGCGACGTGCCGGCCCATGGTGGTGAAGCCGACGGCGAAGACGGCCAGGACGACGCCCGCGGCCAGGTAGGCGACCGGTGCGCCGATGCCGCCGATGGCCAGGGCGAACGGGGCGACGCCGGCCATCACGGTGAGCGGGGCGGCGGCCGAGACGACGAAGAAGGTGATGTCGCCGGTGCCGAGGCTGCCGGATCTGAGCGTGGGGGCCTGCGGCGGGGATGCCTGCGAGGTCAGGGACATGGGGGTGCCCTTCGTGCGGTGCCGGCGGGGGATCGACATAAACCTAAAGGCTTTCGGTTTTCGGCACTGTAGACCGCGGCCGTAGCATCTGGGAAGACCTTCGAGCTGGGAGTCGGACATGGGGCGGCCGAGCAGGGCCCTGCTGGACAAGGAGCGCATCGGCGCCACCGCGCTCGCGCTCGTCGACGAGCACGGCGACTTCAGCGTGCCGCAGATCGCGAAACGGCTCGGCGTGCAGACCGCCTCCGTCTACCACCACGTGGAGGGCCGCGGCGGAGTCGTCGAGCTGCTGCGCGAACGCGTCGTCGCCGCCATCGACGCCACCGCCCTGGACCTGCGGCCCTGGGACACCGCCCTGACCGCCTGGGCCCGCTCCTACCGGGCGGCGTTCGCCGCCCACCCGCGCACCATCCCGCTGCTCACCACCTCACCCGTCCGGGAACCCCGCGTGTTGACCGCCTACGAGCAGGCCCTCGGCATGCTCGTCGAGGCCGGCTTCGCGCTGCCCGACACCATGCCGGTGCTCACCGCGCTGGAGAACCTCGTCCTCGGCTCCGCGCTCGACCTCGCCGCACCCGAGACCATGTGGGAGGTCGCCGACGAGAACGCCACCCCGCTGCTGGCCGCGGCCCTCGCCGCCAGCCCCGTGCCGCGTGCCGACGCCGCCTTCGAACTCGCCCTCGCCGCCTTCGTCGAGCACTGCCGGCGGCTGCTCGCGGCCTGACGGCGGATCAGCACCGCTGCGCACAACCGCGACCCGCCCGAAAAGCCCGTGCGCCCGCGGGGCGGCCGCTGGCAGCATGCCGCCCATGACCCCCTCTGCTGCCGCCCGTGACTCCCTGGAAGGCCTGGCCCTCGGTGATGCGTTCGGGGAGCGCTGGTTCCCGCTCTTCCGTCCCGCCCCGGATGCGTTCGACCAGATCCGGGCCCGCCGGACACCCGGGGAGTCGCCCTGGCACTGGACGGACGACACCGCGATGGCCCTGGGGCTGTTCCGGGTCCTGACCGTGTACGGCGCCGTGCACCAGGAGGATCTGGCGCTGGTGTTCGGCGTCACCTACCGCGCCGACCCCTACCGCGGCTACGGCCACGGCATGCACCGGCTGCTGCCCGCCCTGGCCGACCGGCCGTCCGCGTGGCGCACCGCGGCGCGCGGCCTGTTCGACGGCGAGGGCAGCCTCGGCAACGGGGCAGCCATGCGGGTGGCCCCGCTCGGCGCGTGGTTCTGCGAGGACCTGGACGAGGCGGTGGAGCAGGCGGTGTTCTCCGCCGAGGTCACCCACGCCCACCCGGAGGGCGTCGCGGGCGCGGTGGCGGTGGCCGTGGCGGCCGCGCTCGCCGCCCGCAGCCGCGGCCTGCCCGCACCGGACGGCGCCGACCTGCTGGCCGAAGTGGCGGACCGGACCCCGGCGGGGCCGGTCCGCGACGGACTGCACCGGGCCGCCGGGCTGCCCGCCGACACCCCTGCCTGGCGGGCGGCCGACCTCCTCGGCAACGGTGCCGAGGTCCGGGCGGCCGACACGGTGCCCTTCGCCCTGTGGTCCGCCGCCCACCACCTCGACAGCCTCGCCGACGCCCTGTGGACGACCGCGGAGGGCCTCGGCGACGTGGACACCACCTGCGCCGTCACCGGCGGGACGGTGGCGGCCCGCACCGGCCTCGCCGGGCTCCCCGACGGCTGGGCGGCGCGCCGCGAGGCGCTGCCCGCCTGGGTCGACGAGGGCTGACGTCACCTCCCGTCCGGTGTCACCCCCGCCGCCAGACCGACGCCGTCGCCACGGCGGTCAGCTGATCGACGGTGAGGGCGGGCGTGCCCGGCTCGAAGGTGTAGCCGTTCGGGCCGTTCTGCTCCGAGACCCAGACCAGGGTGCCGTCGGGGTGCAGCACCTCGATCGCGGTCTGGATCGTCGCCCCGCTGCCGGCCCCCGTGGCCTCCTTGGTCCGCCCCGTCTGCCGGACGACCACGCTGCTGCCGTCGGCGGTGTGCGACAGCGTCCCCCGCGCGTTCGACTCGAAGGACTTGCGAGGATCCCCGCCGCCCTCCGGCGACCACTTCGGGGACACCCGGACGGTCAGCCAGCTGGACGCGCCACCGACCGTCACCTTCAGGTGCGTCGCCCCCGGCGGCTGCTGCGGGGCGTCGGCCGATTCCGCGGCGGCTCCGGCGGGCAGCAGGCGGACCGCCTCCGCGCGCAGGTCGGCGGCGGCCGGGACGGCCGCGTGCGTCGCCGGTACGGAGGTGGGGCGCATCCCGTCGGCGAGGTGGGCCCAGGCGCTGCTGGTGGCCACCGCGACCGCCTGGTCGACGGTGAGCGGGACGGCTGTGCCGCCCTCCGGGCTGTAGGCCTCCACCCGCACCTGGGTGCCGTCCGCGCGGGTGTCGACCACCACCAGTTCCTTCGGCATGCCCTGGGCGCGGGGCAGCAGCACGTTGGTCACCAGGACCGACCCGTCCGTCCGGACGGTCCGCGCGCAGCTCTCCGTCGGGGTCTCGAACGGGTCCGCGCACTGCGTTCCCGCGGTGTCCGCGGTCAGCGGCACGGCGACGTGCTCGGTGAGCAGGTTGATCTGGCCGGCGCCGTGCCCGGTGTCGAACCGCACGGTGGCGGAGGGGCGCAGGGTGCTGCCCCGGGACCGTCCGATCCCCTGTGCGGCGGAGGTCTGCCCGGTCGGCAGCAGGGAGAGCAGGGTGTCCCGCATGTAGGTGTCGGAGATCTCGGACTGCGGGCCGTCCGCGGGGTCCGTGAGCAGGGCGCCCGGGCCCGTCAGCACGGCGCCGGTGACCGCGGCCGCCACCACGGCGGCGACCGCGCCGGTCAGCGCGGCCCGGCGGCGCCGCCGGCGCCGGCCGCGGTGCTCGGCCGCCGCGGCCAGGCCGGTCGGGTCCGGTTCGGGCGCCAGGTCGGCGGCCGACCCCAGCGCGGCGGTGAAGTTCTCTTCCCAGGGCATCGTTGTGCTCCGCGTCCTCTCGTGGTGTCCCGCGGCCTGCGGGTGTGGCGACTGCTCGGGCTGGGGGAGCCTCACGGCCGGACGAGTTCGTCCAGGCCCTCGCCCAGCACCGCCCGCAACCGGGCCAGGGCCCGGCTGCTGCGGGAGCGGACGGTGCTCGACCCGATCCGCAGGGCTGCCGCGGTCTCCTCGACGCTGCGGTCCTCCCAGTACCGCAGCACGAGCACCGCCCGGTCCTGCGCGGGCAGTTCGCCGAGCGCCCGGAGCAGCGTCACCCGCAGCGAGGTGTCCGGCCCGCTCACCCCGACCTCGGTGATGCGGTCGGTGGGCTGTTCGCTGCTGCTGCGGCGGCGCCGGTGCGAGAGGAAGGTGTTGACCAGGACGGTCTGCGCGTACCCGGCCGGGTTCTCCAGCCGGGAGACCTTCCGCCAGCGGCCGTACAGGCGGCTCAGCGCCTCCTGGGCGAGGTCCTCGGCGAGGTGCGCGTCGCCGCCCGTGAGGAGGTAGGCGGTTCTGATCAGGTGGTGCCCCCTCGCCGCGGCGAACGCGCGGAACTCCAGCGGCCGCGCGGGCGCGGGATGTTCGGTAACTGTGCGGTCCATGACCCCTTAACGCGATGGGGCGGGGGTTCTGTCCCACCGCCCCCGGGGTGCCGCGCCGTCGGCGGCGGATGGCACACTGGCCGCCGGACGGGCGAGGGGGACGGCATGGACGCCGACAGGACGGACGAGGGTGCGACGGACACGGGCCCGACGGTTCGTCAGCTCGACTTCGTGGAGCAGGAGGTGCGCCGTCAGCTGGTGGGCCGCCGCAGGCGCCGCGACCGGGACCGGAGCACCGCCTTCGCGCTCCAGCTCGCGACCGTCGGCCTGTCGGCCGCGATCACCGTGCTGCTCGGCGTGCGGGTCGACGGCGCCGCGCGGGAGTGGCTGGCGGACAGCGCCCTCGGCCTCGGCGCGCTGATCACCGTGCTCGCCGCCTGGCAGGCCTTCTTCGGGCACCGCACCCTGTGGATCCAGCGGTCGGAGACCGTCCACCGGTTGGAGGAGCTGGAACGCCGGATCGCCTACCACCGGGCCGGTCTCGGCGGCGCGGCACCGGAGGCCGGTCAGGTGGACGGGTTCCTGGCCGAGTACGAGCGGATCGCCCGCCTCGACCACGACGCCTGGGCCCGGATCCGGCAGGCGTCGGACCCGCAGCCGGCCGCCGCCGACGCCGTGCTCGCCGAGGGCGCCCGGACCGACTGACGCCCGGTCATCGGGCCTTTGTCGACGGCGCCCGGCCCCCAGTGGGCCGGGCGGTCCAGACCGGCGGGCAGCCGGGTGGCGCCGTCGCCCCGCGCGGACGCGAGCTGTGGCCGGGTGACGAAGATCGCGTCGGTGAGGTCGGCGCCGCCGAGCCGGGCGTCCCGCAGGTCGGCGCCGATCAGGTCGGCGCTGCGCAGGTCCGCGCCGGTGAGGTCGGCGGCGATCAGCAGGGCGCCGCGGAGGTTGGCGCCGCGCAGGTCGGCGCCCTTGAGCCGGGCCCCGACGAGGTCGGCGCCGCGGTGGTTGCGCCGGCGGCCGGGCAATCCGGCGCGGACGAGTTCGCTGGTCCGCAGCAGCAGGGCGTTGACCTCGGCCCGGATCGCCGGCACGTCCGCCGCGGCAAGGGACTCGGCGCTGCCGCGGGTGAGTGCGTCGACCTCCTCCAGAGCCCGCCGCAGCTCGGCGTGGACCGGCCGGGCGGCCGGGCGGCCGAGCGACTCGGCGAGGTACTGGAGCAGTTCGTGCAGCTGTCGCATCACCGGGAACACCGCGAACATCTGCCGCGCCGTGTCCGGCGACTGCCGCCAGTCCCGCCCGCCGAAGGTGAGCCGGGAGACCTTCTGGCCCGCGCCGTGGCAGTCGAACACGGTGCAGCCGCGCCAGCCGGTGTCGCGGAGCGTGGCGTGCACGCCGCAGCGGAAGTCCTCCCGGAGGTTGCGGCAGGGCGTGCCGGCGGCCTTGTCCACCGCGAAGTCCGCGGACGCTGCGAACGGGAGTGCCACGCAGCACAGCCCGAAGCAGTTCGCGCAGTCGCTGACCAGGCCGAGCGTCTCCCGGTCGGGGACGGGGGCTTCGTGCGTGGGGGACACCGCGGGTGATCTCCTGCCGAGGGGGCCGGCGCCGGCCGCTCCGGCGCTCCGTACGGCACCCATTGTCGCCGATCGGGGGCCGGGCGCGGTCCGGGCCCGCCCTGGCTCAGTCCCGGCTCAGTCCTGGGCGAAGAGGGCGGACAGCCGGGGCAGCCGGCGGGCGGTCTCGCCCTCGTCGTCGAAGTCCCACGCGAAGCGGATGTCCGGGTAGGAGAGGGTGAAGCAGTCGTCCGGCAGGTCCTCGCCCGTGGCGGCGCGGTGTGCCGTCCACGCGACGGCGAGGGTGTCCTCGCCGTCCAGATCCTCGCCCGCCTCGGCGGCGGCGCGGACGGCCGCCAGCCCGGCCAGCGAGTCCGGTTCGGCGACTGCTTGCTCGAAGACCTCCCGGCCCCGGGTGACCAGCCAGCCGCGGAAGTAGTCGAAGCCGTCGTCCGAGCACCCACCGTTGATCAGGTAGGCGGCGCCCCACAGCTCGCCCCGGTAGGAGTCGGCCAGCAGGCCTTGGAGCACCCGCTCGGCGTCGAGGATGTCCGCCCGCGGCCGGGCCGCGAGCAGGTCGGCGGCGTGGGCGGCGACCGCCTCGGCGTCCTCGCCGCCCTGCCGGCGGGCTTCGGCGATCACGTCCCAGAACTGCTGCTCGTCCATGCCCGGCAGCCTGCCGCACCGCACCGACAGTCCGCCCGGCACCTCAGCGGGAGTCCAAGGCGGCGCGGACCCGCGCGGCGGCGGCCGCCGCCTCCGCGTCGTCGGCGTAGCGGCCGCGGGGCCAGAAGAAGCCGCGCAGTCCGTCCTTGGGATTGCGCGGCACGACGTGCACGTGCAGGTGCGGCACCGACTGGCTGATCCGGTTGTTGACGGCGACGAAACTGCCGGCCGCGGCCATGCCCGCCTCGACGGCCGCAGTCAGCCGCCGGACGCGCTCGAAGTACGGACCGGTCTCCTCCGCCGTCAGGTCGGTCAGGGTGGCGACGTGCCGCCGGGGCACCACCAGCAGGTGGCCGGGGAAGAGCGGGCGGTGGTCGAGGAAGGCGCAGACGGCCTCGTCGTCGAGGACCCGGTGGACCGCCAGTTCCCCGGCGACGGCCTGGCAGAAGAGACAGCTCACCCTGCGATTGAAGGCCATCGCCGGGCGGCCGCCCGGGTACGGCCGACCGGCGGCGTGTCGGGGCCGCCGCCCGGCCCGAGCCTGTGACGCCCGGTCACAGGATGATCGCCTGTCTGGTTGCCGTCCGGCGGCCCCCGCACGATGGCCGGGCCGGACGGCCCGTGACCCGACCCCGCCCGGAGCCGCCGCCCGTCGCCGTCCCGGCGGGCGGCTCCGGACCCGTACCGAAGGGTGATCCCGTGAGCACCATCTCCGATCCGCCGACGACCGCCGAGCAGACCCCGGCCGGGGCAGCCGGGCTCGAACGGTGGCGCTACGCCGGCGTGTTCGTGCTGCTGTTCCTGTTCGGCACCGAGACCTTCCTGGTGTCGCCGCTGCTGCCCACCATCGCCGGCTCGATCCACGTCACCGAGACGGCCGCGGCCTCCAGCGTCACCGCGTACGTGCTGGTGTACGCGGTCGCCGCACCGTTCCTCGGGCTGCTGAGCGACCGGTTCGGACGGCGCCGCACCCTGGTGGCCGGCACCCTGCTGTTCGTGGTCTCCAACGCGGCGGCCGCCCTCTCCACGGACCTGACCCTGCTGGTGCTCTCCCGGGCGGTGGCGGGGCTGGCGGCCGCGGCGGCCGGCCCGGCGATCTGGGCCCACATCGCGGAGACCGCGCCGGACGCGGTGCGCGGCCGGGCGCTGGGCCTCGGCATGGCGCTGTTCTCCTGCGGCCAGGTGATCGGCGTCCCGCTGGGCGGGCTGCTGGCCGGCGCCGCGGGCTGGCGGGCGGCGTTCTGGGCGCTGACGGTCGGCACCGCCGCCGCCGTCCCGCTGCTGCTGCGCCAGGTCCGGGGCGGTGCGGTCGTCACGGCCCCGGCCGCCGGTGCGCTGCGCGCGGTTCTGGCCGGCTGGGCCGACCCGGCGCTGCGCCGGGCGCTGCTGGTGAACACCGTCTTCCACGGCGCCAACCTGGGCGCGTACACCTTCCTCGGCGCCGTGCTGGTCGAGCGCTTCGGCCTGTCGGTGCAGGCGCTCGGCCTGGTCGGCCTGCTGGTCGGCGCGGGCAGCGTCGCCGGTTCGCTGCTCGGCGGGCGGCTCGGCGACCGGGCCCGCGCGGCCGGCCGCACCGACCTGCCGCTGCTGCCCGTGTGGGGCGTGCTGCTGGCCGCCGGGGTGGCGCTGGCCGCCGAGGGGCCGGGCCTGGCCGTGGCCCTGGCCGGCGTCGTGGTGTGGTTCGTGGCCAGCGGCGGCTTCGTGACGGACCAGCAGACCCTGGCCGGCACGGTCGCCCCCGAGCTGCGGGCCACCTCCAGCGCCTGGCTGACCTCCACCATGTACGCGGGCACCGGCCTGGGCGCCTGGGCGGTCGGTGCGTTCGACGACGTGGCGACCGGGGCGCTGCTGATCGGCGCCGGTGCGGCGGTGCTGGCCGCGCTCGGCGCCCTGGTGGTGGGCCGGGGCCTGCGCCGGGCGCCCGCCGCGGGCTGATCCGCGGCGGTCAGCCGGCCGCCCGCCGCCCGCCCGCTGCCGGGTCGACCGCCCGCAGCGGGTGGGCGGTCAGGTCGGCCATCCGCTCGCGCCCGGCCGCGTCGGCCGGGGTGAACAGCAGCACCAGCGCCGACGGGTCGTCGACCGGGTGGAACGAGGACAGCGTCAGCCGGACGGGCCCGACGCCGGCCGGCTCGACGGTGACCGTGCGGGCGGTCAGCTCCGCCACCGAGTGGCATCCCCACCAGTGGCGGAGCTCCGGCGCGTCCGCGTCCAGGTGCCGGTAGACCTCGCCGGTGCGCGGATCGGCGAGGGCGGGCCCGGCCTGCGCACGGAAGTGCTGGAAGACGTTCATCGCCAGCGGCTCCCAGTCGTGCAGGACGGCGCGCAGCCGCCGGTCGGCCGCCATCAGCCACATCAGGTTGCGGCGGTCGGCGGGCACGGTCTCGGGCGCTCCCCACAGGGCTGCCCAGGCGGCGTTCCAGCCGAGCAGGTCGAAGTGCCGGTCGACGAGGACGGCCGGGCTGGCCGGCCAGGAGTCCAGCACGGGCTGGACGGCGGCGGCGAGCCGGCCGGCCCCCGCGCCGTCCGGGGTGGCCGGTTCGTGGTAGCCGGCCAGGCGCATGGCGTGCCGCAGCCCGGCCGCGTCCAGCCGCAGCGCGCGGGCGACCGCCTCCAGCACCTGCCGGGAGGCGGTGACCCGGCCCTGTTCCAGCCAGGTGTACCAGGCGAGTCCGACCCCGGAGAGCGAGGCGACCTCCTCCCGCCGCAG
The Kitasatospora paranensis genome window above contains:
- a CDS encoding TetR/AcrR family transcriptional regulator, whose protein sequence is MGRPSRALLDKERIGATALALVDEHGDFSVPQIAKRLGVQTASVYHHVEGRGGVVELLRERVVAAIDATALDLRPWDTALTAWARSYRAAFAAHPRTIPLLTTSPVREPRVLTAYEQALGMLVEAGFALPDTMPVLTALENLVLGSALDLAAPETMWEVADENATPLLAAALAASPVPRADAAFELALAAFVEHCRRLLAA
- a CDS encoding ADP-ribosylglycohydrolase family protein; protein product: MTPSAAARDSLEGLALGDAFGERWFPLFRPAPDAFDQIRARRTPGESPWHWTDDTAMALGLFRVLTVYGAVHQEDLALVFGVTYRADPYRGYGHGMHRLLPALADRPSAWRTAARGLFDGEGSLGNGAAMRVAPLGAWFCEDLDEAVEQAVFSAEVTHAHPEGVAGAVAVAVAAALAARSRGLPAPDGADLLAEVADRTPAGPVRDGLHRAAGLPADTPAWRAADLLGNGAEVRAADTVPFALWSAAHHLDSLADALWTTAEGLGDVDTTCAVTGGTVAARTGLAGLPDGWAARREALPAWVDEG
- a CDS encoding SigE family RNA polymerase sigma factor, coding for MDRTVTEHPAPARPLEFRAFAAARGHHLIRTAYLLTGGDAHLAEDLAQEALSRLYGRWRKVSRLENPAGYAQTVLVNTFLSHRRRRSSSEQPTDRITEVGVSGPDTSLRVTLLRALGELPAQDRAVLVLRYWEDRSVEETAAALRIGSSTVRSRSSRALARLRAVLGEGLDELVRP
- a CDS encoding SLATT domain-containing protein codes for the protein MDADRTDEGATDTGPTVRQLDFVEQEVRRQLVGRRRRRDRDRSTAFALQLATVGLSAAITVLLGVRVDGAAREWLADSALGLGALITVLAAWQAFFGHRTLWIQRSETVHRLEELERRIAYHRAGLGGAAPEAGQVDGFLAEYERIARLDHDAWARIRQASDPQPAAADAVLAEGARTD
- a CDS encoding DUF4240 domain-containing protein; translated protein: MDEQQFWDVIAEARRQGGEDAEAVAAHAADLLAARPRADILDAERVLQGLLADSYRGELWGAAYLINGGCSDDGFDYFRGWLVTRGREVFEQAVAEPDSLAGLAAVRAAAEAGEDLDGEDTLAVAWTAHRAATGEDLPDDCFTLSYPDIRFAWDFDDEGETARRLPRLSALFAQD
- a CDS encoding HIT family protein — encoded protein: MSCLFCQAVAGELAVHRVLDDEAVCAFLDHRPLFPGHLLVVPRRHVATLTDLTAEETGPYFERVRRLTAAVEAGMAAAGSFVAVNNRISQSVPHLHVHVVPRNPKDGLRGFFWPRGRYADDAEAAAAAARVRAALDSR
- a CDS encoding MFS transporter: MSTISDPPTTAEQTPAGAAGLERWRYAGVFVLLFLFGTETFLVSPLLPTIAGSIHVTETAAASSVTAYVLVYAVAAPFLGLLSDRFGRRRTLVAGTLLFVVSNAAAALSTDLTLLVLSRAVAGLAAAAAGPAIWAHIAETAPDAVRGRALGLGMALFSCGQVIGVPLGGLLAGAAGWRAAFWALTVGTAAAVPLLLRQVRGGAVVTAPAAGALRAVLAGWADPALRRALLVNTVFHGANLGAYTFLGAVLVERFGLSVQALGLVGLLVGAGSVAGSLLGGRLGDRARAAGRTDLPLLPVWGVLLAAGVALAAEGPGLAVALAGVVVWFVASGGFVTDQQTLAGTVAPELRATSSAWLTSTMYAGTGLGAWAVGAFDDVATGALLIGAGAAVLAALGALVVGRGLRRAPAAG
- a CDS encoding helix-turn-helix domain-containing protein is translated as MSTPATGQELGAFLRAHRELLKPADVGLTATARRRTPGLRREEVASLSGVGLAWYTWLEQGRVTASRQVLEAVARALRLDAAGLRHAMRLAGYHEPATPDGAGAGRLAAAVQPVLDSWPASPAVLVDRHFDLLGWNAAWAALWGAPETVPADRRNLMWLMAADRRLRAVLHDWEPLAMNVFQHFRAQAGPALADPRTGEVYRHLDADAPELRHWWGCHSVAELTARTVTVEPAGVGPVRLTLSSFHPVDDPSALVLLFTPADAAGRERMADLTAHPLRAVDPAAGGRRAAG